A DNA window from Amycolatopsis sp. DSM 110486 contains the following coding sequences:
- a CDS encoding response regulator transcription factor — MSPEMIRIVLVDDHVVVRRGLRAFVEIEPALEVVGEAGDGEQAIELLREWRTLERPLPHVVLMDLQMPRMDGAEATRRILAEHPEVKVVVLTSFGEAERVHTALAAGAAGYLLKDAEPEEVATAIRAAAAGEVHLDSAVAKQLTRRMAAPRVGLSALTAREREILVLVARGFANRDIADTLVISERTARTHVSNVLSKLQLSSRTQAALLAIREGLTPPPG; from the coding sequence ATGAGCCCCGAAATGATCCGGATCGTGCTCGTCGACGACCACGTGGTGGTGCGACGCGGGCTGCGGGCGTTCGTCGAGATCGAGCCGGCCCTCGAGGTGGTCGGCGAGGCGGGGGACGGGGAGCAGGCGATCGAGCTGCTGCGCGAGTGGCGGACGCTGGAGCGGCCGCTGCCCCATGTGGTGCTGATGGACCTGCAGATGCCCCGGATGGACGGCGCGGAGGCAACCAGGCGAATCCTCGCGGAGCACCCGGAGGTGAAGGTCGTGGTCCTGACCAGCTTCGGCGAGGCCGAACGCGTGCACACCGCGCTCGCCGCCGGAGCCGCCGGCTACCTGCTCAAGGATGCCGAGCCCGAGGAAGTCGCCACGGCCATCCGCGCCGCCGCGGCCGGTGAGGTCCACCTCGACTCGGCCGTGGCCAAGCAGCTCACCCGGCGGATGGCCGCGCCCCGGGTCGGGCTCTCGGCGCTGACCGCGCGCGAGCGGGAGATCCTGGTGCTCGTGGCGCGGGGCTTCGCCAACCGGGACATCGCGGACACGTTGGTGATCAGCGAGCGCACCGCGCGTACGCACGTCAGCAATGTGCTGAGCAAGCTGCAGCTCTCGTCCCGCACGCAGGCGGCGCTGCTGGCGATCCGGGAGGGACTGACTCCGCCACCCGGCTGA
- a CDS encoding GAF domain-containing sensor histidine kinase: protein MPSEALHALVSVSADGLALLDAAGCFAALNDSAAALLGSAAADLIGEPAPFAPDPVEPDSVKPDAVAPDGGRQTVRWPVPGGRVLDLEYRLSPLSDGGQAVWFSDRTDVRRQQERLTAIARAASSVAGAFSLRATLDAVAREMVMTANIVAVQILALDDPAADLRILGMAGFGPAADFVDRLSACRRLGAHVRFFDAFVGGEPVVQVHRKAAIMADPTWEPLHEIMNRPDWDGFVAMPMVVRARTVGVINAYYRAGEDPGAGSLAFLQAMADHAAVAIDTASLLAQTRTRAQSDERRRLARDLHDSVVQQLFSMRMQAKALRGRLDGRDAALEHIRPIAEELAELSAGALTDLRLLVFELRPLDLAEHGLVAAVRAHAESVRVRTGLVIDVVAADELRMTGALDVQEDLYRIVCEAVHNVVKHARASTVEVGLRVEADDLVVRIRDDGAGGDEPLGSRDQLGLVSMRERTERWGGRFAAGPGPGGGWTVRAAVPLRRVREEATG, encoded by the coding sequence TTGCCGTCCGAAGCTCTCCACGCCCTTGTTTCGGTGTCCGCCGACGGGCTCGCATTGCTCGACGCCGCGGGTTGTTTCGCCGCCCTCAACGACTCGGCCGCGGCCCTGCTCGGTTCGGCCGCAGCCGACCTGATCGGTGAGCCTGCGCCGTTCGCGCCCGACCCCGTGGAGCCCGACTCGGTGAAGCCCGACGCCGTGGCGCCGGACGGTGGCCGGCAAACCGTTCGCTGGCCGGTGCCGGGCGGACGGGTCCTGGATCTCGAGTACCGGCTGTCGCCGTTGTCCGACGGCGGGCAGGCGGTCTGGTTCAGCGACCGCACGGATGTCCGGCGTCAGCAAGAGCGGCTCACCGCGATCGCGCGGGCCGCGTCCAGCGTGGCCGGGGCGTTTTCGCTGCGGGCCACCCTTGACGCGGTGGCGCGCGAGATGGTGATGACGGCCAACATTGTCGCCGTGCAGATCCTGGCGCTCGACGATCCGGCCGCCGACCTGCGCATCCTCGGCATGGCGGGGTTCGGTCCGGCCGCCGATTTCGTCGACCGCCTCAGCGCGTGCCGGCGGCTCGGGGCGCACGTGCGGTTCTTCGACGCGTTCGTCGGCGGCGAGCCGGTGGTGCAGGTGCATCGCAAGGCCGCGATCATGGCCGACCCGACGTGGGAGCCGCTGCACGAGATCATGAACCGGCCGGACTGGGACGGGTTCGTCGCGATGCCCATGGTGGTCCGCGCCCGCACCGTCGGCGTGATCAACGCCTATTACCGCGCCGGGGAGGATCCGGGCGCGGGCTCGCTCGCGTTCCTGCAGGCGATGGCCGACCACGCCGCCGTCGCGATCGACACGGCGTCGTTGCTGGCGCAGACCCGCACGCGCGCGCAGTCGGACGAACGCCGCCGGCTGGCCCGCGATCTGCACGACTCGGTGGTCCAGCAGCTCTTCTCGATGCGCATGCAGGCCAAGGCACTGCGCGGCCGGCTCGATGGTCGCGACGCCGCGCTCGAGCACATCCGCCCGATAGCCGAGGAGCTCGCCGAGCTGTCCGCCGGCGCGCTCACCGACCTGCGGCTGCTGGTGTTCGAGCTGCGACCGCTGGACCTCGCCGAACACGGCCTCGTGGCCGCCGTTCGGGCGCACGCCGAGAGCGTGCGCGTGCGGACCGGGCTGGTCATCGACGTGGTCGCGGCCGACGAGCTGCGGATGACCGGCGCGCTCGACGTGCAGGAGGACCTGTACCGGATCGTCTGCGAGGCGGTGCACAACGTCGTGAAGCACGCCCGTGCGTCAACCGTCGAGGTCGGCCTTCGCGTCGAGGCCGACGACCTCGTCGTGCGGATCCGGGACGACGGTGCCGGTGGCGACGAGCCCCTCGGCAGCCGCGACCAGCTGGGCCTGGTGTCCATGCGCGAGCGCACCGAGCGCTGGGGCGGGCGGTTCGCGGCGGGGCCGGGCCCCGGCGGGGGCTGGACGGTGCGGGCGGCGGTGCCGCTGCGGCGAGTGCGGGAAGAGGCCACCGGATGA
- the purU gene encoding formyltetrahydrofolate deformylase, giving the protein MTGATQDDDYGRLIVQGADRPGIVATVSGVLTDEGANIVSLDQSTSDPSGGRFFQRTVFHLADLPSRLADLNATLETRLGEQLGLEFRLVEARRRKRAAILVSKADHCLLDLLWRQRRGEVHMTVPMVVSNHPDLGDDVRGFDIPFFHVPVGKGDKAAAEKEQLNLLKGNVDVVVLARYMQILSADFLAELGVPVINIHHSFLPAFVGAGPYQRAKERGVKLVGATAHYVTEDLDEGPIIEQDVIRVSHRDSVPELQRKGADVERLVLSRAVAWHCDDRVVRDGSTTVVF; this is encoded by the coding sequence GTGACCGGGGCCACCCAGGACGACGACTACGGGCGCCTGATCGTGCAGGGCGCGGACCGGCCGGGGATCGTGGCGACCGTGTCGGGGGTGCTGACGGACGAGGGCGCCAACATCGTCTCGCTCGACCAGTCGACCAGCGATCCGTCCGGCGGCCGGTTCTTCCAGCGCACGGTTTTCCACTTGGCGGATCTGCCTTCGCGGCTGGCCGACCTGAACGCGACATTGGAAACGCGCCTGGGCGAACAGCTGGGACTCGAGTTCCGGCTGGTGGAGGCGAGGCGGCGCAAGCGGGCCGCGATCCTGGTGTCCAAAGCGGACCACTGCCTGCTCGACCTGTTGTGGCGCCAGCGCCGCGGCGAGGTGCACATGACGGTACCGATGGTGGTGTCGAACCACCCCGACCTGGGCGACGACGTGCGCGGCTTCGACATCCCGTTCTTCCACGTGCCGGTGGGCAAGGGGGACAAGGCGGCCGCTGAGAAAGAACAGCTGAACCTGCTCAAGGGCAACGTCGATGTGGTGGTGCTGGCGCGCTACATGCAGATCCTGTCCGCCGATTTCCTCGCCGAGCTCGGCGTGCCGGTGATCAACATCCACCATTCGTTCCTGCCGGCGTTCGTCGGCGCCGGGCCGTACCAGCGGGCGAAGGAGCGCGGTGTGAAGCTCGTCGGCGCGACCGCGCACTACGTCACCGAAGACCTCGACGAGGGGCCGATCATCGAGCAGGACGTCATCCGCGTGTCGCACCGGGACTCGGTACCCGAGCTACAGCGAAAGGGGGCGGACGTCGAACGGCTCGTGCTCTCTCGCGCGGTGGCGTGGCACTGCGACGACCGCGTCGTCCGGGACGGCTCCACCACCGTGGTGTTCTAG
- a CDS encoding protocatechuate 3,4-dioxygenase, translated as MTKARDDYLLDLRASRRGYALNKMCLSLKDERNRRRFTEDESAYCDEFGLSPEQKKAILERDWTGMLELGGSVFYTYKLAMLDGKSMQYLGGVFTGMTAEEFAEAMRSGGRKLG; from the coding sequence ATGACGAAGGCCCGTGACGACTACCTGCTCGACCTGCGCGCGAGCCGGCGGGGGTACGCGCTGAACAAGATGTGCCTGTCGCTGAAGGACGAACGGAACCGGCGGCGGTTCACCGAGGACGAATCCGCCTACTGCGACGAGTTCGGGCTGTCGCCGGAGCAGAAGAAGGCGATCCTCGAGCGGGACTGGACCGGGATGCTCGAACTCGGCGGCTCCGTCTTCTACACCTACAAACTGGCGATGCTGGACGGGAAGTCCATGCAGTACCTCGGCGGTGTGTTCACCGGCATGACGGCCGAGGAGTTCGCCGAGGCGATGCGATCGGGAGGGCGGAAACTTGGCTAG
- a CDS encoding LysR family transcriptional regulator has protein sequence MTRRGVGSLANIDLNLLVILRELLREQNVTRAAQRVGVTQPAASAALGRLRRHFGDDLLERTRSGFVLTPLGEQLAAEIEPVYLGVERLFSPEPEFHPEDTEREFTVLTNDYVIAAFGESLSRALHAAAPRARLSVKVAKGELPADLPETLRGIDVIISAPKSAFKVDEIRGRELFRDHWSCVVAAENPVGDRPRLADLERMAWVIPNHPDDGYPASSPLAPVLAQLSTQPQVAVRVDSYQATPYFVAGTDRVAVMQHRLARQFADRGDLRILPYPGDAPPIVEVLWWHRKNTEERTHAWLRSVVEEAADGLREPERGIHGGYAAGADDLLPNPAL, from the coding sequence GTGACCCGACGGGGCGTCGGCTCTCTGGCGAACATCGACCTGAACTTGCTCGTCATCCTGCGGGAGCTGCTGCGCGAGCAGAACGTGACCCGGGCGGCCCAGCGCGTCGGTGTGACCCAGCCCGCCGCCAGCGCCGCGCTGGGGAGGCTGCGCCGGCACTTCGGCGACGACCTGCTCGAACGCACGCGCTCGGGATTCGTCCTCACCCCGCTCGGGGAGCAGCTGGCCGCCGAAATAGAACCGGTGTACCTGGGCGTCGAACGGCTCTTCTCACCCGAACCGGAATTCCACCCTGAAGACACCGAGCGTGAATTCACCGTTCTGACGAACGATTACGTCATCGCCGCGTTCGGCGAATCGCTGTCACGCGCACTCCACGCGGCAGCACCTCGTGCGCGGTTGAGCGTGAAAGTGGCGAAAGGTGAGCTGCCCGCGGATCTGCCGGAAACCCTCCGCGGAATCGACGTGATCATTTCCGCGCCGAAGTCCGCGTTCAAGGTCGACGAAATCCGAGGTCGGGAATTGTTCCGCGACCACTGGTCGTGTGTGGTGGCGGCCGAAAATCCGGTGGGGGACCGGCCGCGTCTCGCCGACCTGGAGCGGATGGCGTGGGTGATCCCCAACCACCCCGACGACGGGTACCCGGCGAGTTCACCGCTCGCGCCGGTGCTCGCCCAACTGTCCACGCAGCCGCAGGTCGCCGTGCGGGTGGACAGCTACCAGGCGACGCCGTACTTCGTGGCGGGCACGGACCGGGTCGCGGTGATGCAGCACCGGCTCGCCCGGCAGTTCGCCGACCGCGGCGATCTGCGCATCCTGCCGTACCCGGGTGACGCGCCACCGATCGTCGAAGTTCTGTGGTGGCACCGGAAGAACACCGAGGAACGCACGCACGCGTGGCTGCGCTCGGTGGTCGAAGAGGCCGCGGACGGCCTTCGTGAGCCCGAACGGGGTATTCACGGCGGTTATGCGGCGGGTGCAGACGATTTATTACCGAACCCCGCTCTGTGA
- a CDS encoding MFS transporter — MSNSTTSRPIIDVLPLIENQKVGRFWTALFSVSWLVAFLDGFDLQVISFAGRYLKQSFDLTNTELGTLGTVGVVGTLLGGIVIGYLGDRVGRKPAIVVSVAGFGIFMVLVAFAQDYPQLVLLRLITGLFVGGALPPVWALVSEFAPIRLRSTSVVIVMVGYSIGSASGGPLSNLLIPRFGWQSVFLVGGAASLVVLLAVVPALPESVKFLAQKGLAPDRIKRTLLRVRPGLSLPDNATYVVGTDVVERKHFTPVALFRGRLAVLTTLVWASYFCSATVVFYLTFWGPILNEQIGFSVSAAATLAAGTSAAGALGQVLIGRFIDRRGAGTIAIMPLLAVPCLLVIGFVHLSALAYVFVLLLSNVFIIGGHGGVIGISGIFYRPAIRANGAGWATSMSKLGAMLGPWLAGVLLDHGLSAQSTFFVFAVFPVVMMTALLVLGRFQRHLPATADGALRPVTTATDAARPTREETTTSG; from the coding sequence TTGTCGAATTCAACGACGAGCAGACCGATCATCGACGTACTCCCCCTGATCGAGAACCAGAAAGTGGGGAGGTTCTGGACCGCACTCTTCTCCGTATCCTGGCTGGTCGCGTTTCTGGACGGCTTCGACCTCCAAGTCATCTCTTTCGCGGGCCGCTATCTGAAACAATCGTTCGACCTGACCAACACCGAACTCGGCACGCTGGGCACCGTGGGTGTCGTCGGGACTCTGCTGGGCGGGATCGTCATCGGCTACCTGGGTGACCGGGTCGGCCGCAAGCCCGCCATCGTCGTGTCGGTCGCCGGGTTCGGGATCTTCATGGTCCTGGTCGCCTTCGCGCAGGACTACCCCCAACTGGTGCTCCTGCGCCTGATCACCGGGCTGTTCGTCGGTGGCGCGCTCCCGCCGGTGTGGGCGCTGGTCAGCGAGTTCGCGCCGATCCGGCTGCGGTCGACGTCCGTGGTGATCGTGATGGTCGGCTACAGCATCGGCAGCGCGTCGGGCGGCCCGCTCTCGAACCTGCTGATCCCGCGCTTCGGCTGGCAGTCGGTGTTCCTCGTCGGTGGCGCGGCGTCACTGGTCGTGCTCCTCGCGGTGGTGCCGGCGCTGCCGGAGTCGGTCAAGTTCCTGGCGCAGAAGGGCCTCGCCCCGGACCGGATCAAGCGCACCCTGCTGCGCGTGCGGCCCGGGCTCTCGCTGCCGGACAACGCGACCTACGTCGTCGGGACCGACGTCGTCGAACGCAAGCACTTCACCCCGGTGGCCCTGTTCCGCGGGCGGCTGGCGGTGCTCACCACGCTGGTGTGGGCGTCCTACTTCTGCTCGGCGACGGTCGTGTTCTACCTGACGTTCTGGGGCCCGATCCTCAACGAGCAGATCGGCTTCAGCGTGTCGGCGGCCGCCACCCTCGCCGCGGGAACTTCCGCGGCGGGCGCGCTGGGACAGGTCCTGATCGGCCGCTTCATCGACCGCCGCGGGGCCGGGACCATCGCGATCATGCCGCTGCTGGCGGTGCCGTGCCTGCTCGTGATCGGGTTCGTCCACCTCTCGGCGCTGGCGTATGTGTTCGTGCTGCTGTTGTCGAACGTGTTCATCATCGGCGGCCACGGTGGCGTGATCGGCATTTCGGGCATCTTCTACCGCCCCGCGATCCGAGCCAACGGCGCCGGCTGGGCGACCTCGATGTCCAAGCTCGGTGCGATGCTCGGCCCGTGGCTCGCCGGGGTGCTCCTGGATCACGGTCTCAGTGCGCAGAGCACCTTCTTCGTGTTCGCCGTCTTCCCCGTCGTGATGATGACCGCGCTCCTGGTGCTGGGCCGCTTCCAGCGCCACCTCCCCGCCACCGCGGACGGTGCGCTGCGTCCCGTGACCACGGCCACCGACGCGGCCCGGCCCACTCGCGAGGAGACCACCACATCCGGCTGA
- a CDS encoding MFS transporter, with product MAEPAPSTRPSKKTLFAASLVGTSIEWYDYYIFGTAAALAFGSVFYPKFSSAAGTLAALATFAVGFVARPLGGAVIGHFGDRIGRRSMLVLTLLLTGGTTTLIGVLPTYAAIGVGAPLLLVLLRVLQGFGVGGEWGGAVLIASEHATPRRRAVYGSFAQFGVPVGVLTSNLAFLAVSGLSDDDFLAWGWRIPFLLSVVLVVGGLLVRSRLQDSPEFTKAKRERATSRAPFAELVRRQPVTLVLASLASIAPPAIGYTVTVYMLTYGTTVVGFDRTTLLWLILASTAIWIGAIMLAALASDRFGSRRVYVLGAVTAVLWPVPMFLLVDTGDAGLAFLSFAVAALVQGIMAGAQGGLFTEIFDVRVRYSGISIAYQLGGMVGGAVTPIVATALFGASGSSTVVALYVAALSLVSLVAAVGLSVRRATLTEDRSATSVRPSA from the coding sequence ATGGCCGAACCAGCACCGTCGACGCGTCCGTCGAAGAAGACCCTCTTCGCCGCGAGCCTCGTCGGCACGTCGATCGAGTGGTACGACTACTACATTTTCGGGACCGCGGCGGCACTGGCGTTCGGGTCGGTGTTCTACCCGAAATTCTCCTCCGCCGCGGGCACGCTCGCGGCTTTGGCGACGTTCGCGGTCGGCTTCGTCGCCCGCCCGCTCGGGGGTGCGGTGATCGGGCACTTCGGCGACCGGATCGGGCGTCGGTCGATGCTCGTGCTCACCCTGCTGCTGACCGGCGGCACGACCACGCTCATCGGCGTCCTGCCGACCTACGCCGCGATCGGCGTCGGCGCTCCGCTGCTGCTCGTCCTCCTGCGGGTGCTGCAGGGCTTCGGGGTCGGCGGGGAATGGGGCGGCGCGGTCCTCATCGCCTCGGAGCACGCCACCCCGCGCCGCCGCGCGGTCTACGGCAGCTTCGCGCAGTTCGGCGTGCCGGTCGGGGTGCTCACGTCCAATCTCGCCTTCCTGGCCGTGTCCGGCCTGTCCGACGACGACTTCCTGGCGTGGGGCTGGCGGATCCCGTTCCTGCTCAGCGTCGTCCTCGTGGTGGGCGGGCTGCTGGTGCGCAGCCGGCTGCAGGACTCGCCGGAGTTCACGAAGGCCAAGCGGGAGCGGGCCACGAGCCGGGCGCCGTTCGCCGAACTGGTCCGCCGGCAACCGGTGACGCTGGTCCTGGCGAGCCTGGCCTCGATCGCTCCGCCCGCGATCGGCTACACCGTGACCGTCTACATGCTGACCTACGGGACGACCGTGGTCGGGTTCGACCGGACCACCCTGCTCTGGCTGATCCTGGCCTCGACCGCGATCTGGATCGGTGCGATCATGCTGGCCGCCCTCGCGAGCGACCGGTTCGGCTCCCGGCGGGTGTACGTGCTCGGCGCGGTGACCGCCGTGCTGTGGCCGGTGCCGATGTTCTTGCTGGTGGACACCGGCGACGCGGGCCTGGCGTTCCTCTCCTTCGCCGTCGCCGCGCTCGTTCAGGGCATCATGGCCGGGGCCCAGGGCGGGCTGTTCACCGAGATCTTCGACGTGCGAGTGCGCTACAGCGGGATTTCGATCGCCTACCAGCTCGGCGGGATGGTCGGCGGCGCCGTCACGCCGATCGTCGCGACCGCGCTGTTCGGGGCGAGCGGATCGTCGACCGTCGTCGCGCTCTACGTCGCCGCGCTGTCGCTGGTGAGCCTGGTGGCTGCGGTCGGGCTGAGCGTCCGGCGCGCGACCCTGACGGAAGACCGTTCCGCCACATCGGTGCGGCCGTCGGCGTGA
- a CDS encoding class III extradiol dioxygenase subunit beta produces MARVIWGLATSHVPSIGAAMDNRKTAEPYWKPLFDGYAPAREWMAEHRPDVAVIVYNDHANALDLDLVPTFAVGTAESYEVADEGWGRRPVPPVVGAPELSEHLVRRLIDDSFDIATFHGLDVDHGLTVPLSVYCPDPGEQWPCAVVPVLVNVIQHPQPTAARCYALGQAIGRAIRSFPEDLGVAVFGTGGMSHQLAGARAGLINTPFDRMFLEKIETDPEALTRLTREEYVAQAGTEGIELIMWLVMRGAMEERITRIHETYHVPASNTAAALALFENGGAPV; encoded by the coding sequence TTGGCTAGGGTGATCTGGGGTCTCGCCACGTCGCACGTCCCGTCGATCGGCGCGGCGATGGACAACCGCAAAACCGCCGAGCCGTACTGGAAACCGTTGTTCGACGGGTACGCCCCGGCCCGGGAGTGGATGGCCGAGCATCGGCCGGACGTCGCGGTGATCGTGTACAACGACCATGCCAACGCGCTCGACCTCGACCTGGTCCCGACCTTCGCGGTCGGCACCGCGGAGTCCTACGAAGTGGCCGACGAGGGTTGGGGCCGCCGCCCGGTGCCACCGGTCGTCGGCGCGCCGGAGCTGAGTGAGCACCTCGTCCGCCGGCTCATCGACGACTCCTTCGACATCGCGACCTTCCACGGCCTCGACGTCGACCACGGCCTCACCGTGCCGCTGTCGGTGTACTGCCCGGATCCGGGGGAGCAGTGGCCGTGTGCGGTGGTGCCTGTGCTCGTCAACGTCATCCAGCACCCGCAGCCCACGGCCGCCCGCTGCTACGCGCTGGGGCAGGCGATCGGCCGCGCGATCCGGTCGTTCCCGGAGGATCTCGGCGTCGCGGTGTTCGGCACCGGAGGCATGTCGCACCAGCTGGCCGGTGCCCGCGCGGGTTTGATCAACACGCCGTTCGACCGCATGTTCCTGGAGAAGATCGAGACCGACCCGGAGGCCCTCACGCGGCTCACGCGGGAGGAGTACGTCGCCCAGGCCGGCACTGAGGGCATCGAGCTGATCATGTGGCTGGTGATGCGGGGCGCGATGGAGGAGCGGATCACGCGGATCCACGAGACCTACCACGTGCCGGCGTCCAACACCGCGGCCGCGCTGGCGCTGTTCGAGAACGGGGGAGCACCCGTATGA
- a CDS encoding aminomethyl transferase family protein, whose translation MSAKSLQDVVDQAENTVDLLRNSQLGAYIYPVVPAEFTNFRREVIAWRSTAVLFDQTHHMVNLFLSGPGALKLISDTGINSVAKFPVDSAKQFVPVSPDGGVIGDGILFRLAEEEFVFVGRAPVANWLTFHASQGYDVELRLDQRSPSRPYGKPVTRDLWRFQIQGPNAWPVIEKVHGGPVEQVRFFRMGHLNIAGRQVRTLRHGMAGAPGLELWGPYETYDEVRETILEAGREFGLEPAGARAYSCNTMESGWIPSPLPAIYTGEQLRPYREWLGAESYEATNALAGSFVSDRIEDYYLNPWELGYGSFVKFDHDFIGRDALAAIDPQSQRRKVTLAWNAEDVGTLLTSPVDPDGPGYQFFDLPNANYGSSNFDSVLDADGNRIGLSLFTGYSANERAALSLATVNPDVPLGAEVRVVWGEPDGGSRKTTVQPHEQFSVRAIVSPAPYSAMARESYHPGWRSAVTV comes from the coding sequence ATGAGCGCGAAAAGCCTGCAGGACGTGGTCGATCAGGCGGAGAACACGGTGGACCTGCTCCGCAATTCCCAGCTCGGCGCCTACATCTACCCGGTCGTCCCCGCCGAGTTCACCAACTTCCGCCGCGAGGTGATCGCCTGGCGGTCCACGGCCGTGCTGTTCGACCAGACCCACCACATGGTCAACCTCTTCCTCTCGGGCCCCGGCGCGCTGAAGCTGATCTCCGACACCGGCATCAACAGCGTCGCGAAGTTCCCGGTCGACTCGGCCAAGCAGTTCGTCCCCGTCTCGCCCGACGGCGGGGTGATCGGCGACGGCATCCTGTTCCGGCTGGCCGAGGAGGAATTCGTGTTCGTCGGCCGCGCCCCGGTGGCCAACTGGCTGACCTTCCACGCGAGCCAGGGCTACGACGTCGAGTTGCGGCTGGACCAGCGGTCGCCGTCGCGGCCGTACGGCAAGCCGGTGACCCGGGATCTGTGGCGCTTCCAGATCCAGGGCCCGAACGCCTGGCCCGTGATCGAAAAGGTCCACGGCGGCCCGGTGGAGCAGGTCCGGTTCTTCCGCATGGGACACCTGAACATCGCCGGCCGGCAGGTCCGGACCCTGCGCCACGGGATGGCGGGCGCGCCCGGCCTGGAGCTGTGGGGCCCGTACGAAACCTACGACGAGGTGCGCGAAACCATCCTGGAAGCCGGCCGCGAGTTCGGGCTCGAGCCGGCCGGGGCGCGCGCGTACTCGTGCAACACGATGGAGTCCGGCTGGATCCCGTCGCCGTTGCCCGCGATCTACACCGGCGAGCAGCTGCGCCCGTACCGCGAATGGCTCGGCGCCGAAAGTTACGAGGCGACCAACGCGCTGGCCGGCAGCTTCGTGTCCGACCGGATCGAGGACTACTACCTCAACCCCTGGGAGCTCGGCTACGGCTCGTTCGTCAAGTTCGACCACGACTTCATCGGCCGCGACGCGCTCGCCGCGATCGACCCCCAGAGCCAACGGCGCAAGGTCACCCTCGCGTGGAACGCCGAAGACGTGGGCACCCTGCTCACCTCACCCGTCGATCCGGACGGTCCCGGCTACCAGTTCTTCGACCTGCCCAACGCCAACTACGGCTCGTCGAACTTCGACTCGGTGCTCGACGCCGACGGCAACCGGATCGGGTTGTCGCTGTTCACCGGCTACAGCGCGAACGAGCGCGCCGCCCTGTCACTGGCCACGGTCAACCCCGACGTGCCGCTCGGAGCGGAGGTCCGCGTGGTCTGGGGCGAACCGGACGGCGGCTCCCGCAAGACCACCGTGCAGCCGCACGAACAGTTCTCCGTCCGGGCCATCGTCAGCCCGGCTCCGTACTCGGCGATGGCGCGCGAGAGCTACCACCCCGGCTGGCGCTCGGCCGTGACGGTGTGA
- a CDS encoding methylenetetrahydrofolate reductase, whose product MTIQQEVAGSGRRRPDLADLVRTMSYEVMPFRGTESAVLEHVPTAVPLTVTVTEAKGIDTTLDLTERLLRHGYQVAPHLPARQFIDRAHVADVVTRLRETGGRSVFVIGGDAPKPAGEFADAYALLRAMEDLGHPFTDVGIGGYPEGHAKIPAPALERGLRQKAPLATRVITQICFDAAVTGAWSAGLSASGIDLPVHIGLPGPVNRQKLVRISAGIGLGQSARFLRKQQNLMWRLLLPRGYEPTKLARQLAAEAPRGGNVHGLHVFTFNELAKTEAWRQELLARVEGKDGRA is encoded by the coding sequence ATGACCATCCAGCAGGAGGTTGCGGGCTCGGGGCGCCGGCGGCCGGATCTGGCCGATCTGGTGCGGACCATGAGCTACGAGGTGATGCCGTTCCGCGGCACCGAGTCGGCCGTGCTCGAGCACGTGCCCACCGCCGTCCCGTTGACGGTCACCGTCACCGAGGCGAAGGGTATCGACACCACCCTGGACCTGACCGAACGTCTGCTGCGTCACGGTTATCAGGTCGCTCCGCACCTGCCGGCGCGGCAGTTCATCGACCGCGCCCACGTCGCCGACGTGGTAACCCGCCTGCGTGAGACCGGGGGGCGGTCGGTGTTCGTCATCGGGGGTGACGCGCCGAAGCCGGCGGGCGAGTTCGCCGACGCGTACGCCTTGCTGCGGGCGATGGAGGACCTGGGCCACCCGTTCACCGACGTCGGTATCGGTGGCTACCCGGAAGGCCACGCGAAGATCCCGGCCCCCGCGCTCGAGCGGGGGTTGCGGCAGAAGGCTCCGCTCGCGACCCGCGTGATCACCCAGATCTGCTTCGACGCGGCGGTCACCGGCGCGTGGTCCGCGGGACTCTCCGCCTCCGGGATCGACCTGCCGGTCCACATCGGACTGCCGGGCCCGGTGAACCGCCAGAAGCTCGTGCGGATCTCGGCCGGGATCGGGCTGGGGCAGTCGGCGCGGTTCCTGCGCAAGCAGCAGAACCTGATGTGGCGGTTGCTGCTGCCGCGTGGTTACGAACCGACGAAACTGGCCAGGCAGCTCGCCGCCGAGGCGCCGCGCGGCGGCAACGTCCACGGGCTGCACGTCTTCACGTTCAACGAGCTCGCGAAGACCGAAGCGTGGCGGCAGGAGCTGCTCGCCCGGGTCGAGGGAAAGGACGGGCGCGCGTGA